From Anaerobacillus alkaliphilus, the proteins below share one genomic window:
- a CDS encoding class D sortase — protein MITSKQSKKMGLVLVGTILIIFGLYVLLFNVFLIYKGMNAVERATVIEASNVSEKIVEVSEKKIIPKTSPPVVGEEIGKLIIPKLNASIPIFHGTAEDQLIEGVGHVVGTALPGEENNSVLSGHRDTVFRKLGEVTKGDILTVENLNGIFTYKVRKVRIVEADDQTVIVPKRKPTLTLSTCYPFTYIGSAKQRFVLVADLLKSNMKRM, from the coding sequence TTGATTACTTCAAAACAAAGTAAGAAAATGGGGCTCGTTCTTGTAGGAACAATTCTAATTATTTTTGGATTATATGTGCTACTGTTTAATGTTTTTCTGATCTATAAAGGGATGAATGCCGTTGAAAGAGCAACTGTAATTGAGGCTAGCAATGTTTCAGAAAAAATAGTAGAAGTAAGCGAAAAAAAAATAATTCCTAAAACTTCACCACCTGTTGTAGGTGAGGAAATTGGAAAGCTAATCATCCCTAAGCTAAATGCCTCGATCCCAATTTTTCATGGTACTGCTGAAGACCAGCTTATAGAAGGAGTGGGTCATGTGGTGGGAACTGCTCTACCTGGTGAAGAGAATAACTCGGTGTTATCAGGACATCGCGATACGGTTTTTCGTAAGCTAGGTGAAGTGACAAAAGGGGATATCCTCACAGTAGAAAACCTTAATGGTATCTTTACTTATAAAGTCAGAAAGGTACGAATCGTCGAGGCAGATGACCAAACTGTCATTGTTCCAAAGCGAAAGCCGACATTAACACTTAGTACATGCTATCCATTTACCTATATAGGTTCAGCTAAGCAAAGGTTTGTTTTAGTTGCAGATCTATTGAAGTCAAATATGAAACGAATGTAA
- a CDS encoding exonuclease domain-containing protein, whose translation METTSFTIGASDRLIEIGAVYVENLTVTDKTFQTYVNPKRALPETIVEFTEFPR comes from the coding sequence ATAGAAACTACTAGCTTTACTATTGGAGCTTCTGATCGATTGATTGAAATCGGGGCAGTCTATGTTGAAAATTTAACAGTGACAGATAAGACTTTTCAGACGTATGTCAACCCAAAACGCGCTCTTCCTGAAACTATCGTTGAATTTACGGAATTTCCTAGGTGA
- a CDS encoding ABC transporter ATP-binding protein produces MNVSKRLFQYALTYKKSILVALALLTFAVAAELTGPFIAKKMIDTHILGVELPWYETNASEDTVQFQNRYFIREDRIKDHELMNEIRLLQVDRVYYFIDESVLFDGKREIAEGVLVITNQGREASYFSEPLSSAEAFAFFEPEIPSLVKLMGLYFGLICLAALFHYGQKYLLQVSANKIIQKMRSDVFTHIQELPVSYFDRLPAGKIVSRVTNDTEAIRELYVTVLATFFTSIIYMAGIYIALFLLDVKLALICLVMVPILIVWIKFYRNFASKYNHKIRSVLSEINGMINESIQGMRIIQAFGKEKKSNDDFEKLNKDHFMFQSKLLKLNSLTSHNLVGVFRNLAFVALIWYFGGASLGIGTVISLGVLYAFVDYLNRLFQPISQLVNQLSQLEQARVAGERVFELLDEKGEKVSSKTLPRYKGNVCFEDVSFAYYEEEFVLKNISFEAKQGETVALVGHTGSGKSSIMNVLFRFYDHNKGKITIDDIDIMSISKQELREHMGIVLQDPFLFTGTIASNVCLNDPRITRAQVEKAIEDVGANKLFSRFEKGLDEPVIEKGSTLSAGERQLISFARALAFNPAILILDEATASIDTETEAIIQEALEVLKQGRTTFIIAHRLSTIKNADQILVLDGGKIVERGSHHQLMDLKGKYFQMYQLQLGLKMETAKVV; encoded by the coding sequence ATGAACGTAAGTAAACGTTTATTTCAATACGCACTTACTTATAAAAAGTCGATTTTGGTAGCATTAGCTTTACTGACATTCGCTGTGGCTGCCGAGTTAACCGGTCCATTCATTGCTAAAAAAATGATTGATACCCATATACTTGGGGTAGAACTTCCATGGTATGAAACGAATGCTAGTGAAGATACTGTTCAGTTTCAAAATCGTTATTTTATTAGAGAAGATAGAATAAAAGATCACGAATTGATGAATGAAATTCGTTTATTACAAGTAGATAGAGTTTATTACTTTATTGATGAATCAGTTCTTTTTGATGGGAAAAGGGAAATAGCTGAGGGAGTACTTGTTATTACGAATCAAGGACGAGAAGCCAGTTACTTTTCTGAACCGCTCTCGAGTGCTGAAGCATTTGCGTTTTTTGAGCCAGAAATACCAAGTTTGGTAAAGTTAATGGGTCTCTACTTTGGATTAATTTGTCTTGCAGCTCTATTTCATTATGGGCAAAAGTATTTATTACAAGTATCTGCAAATAAAATTATCCAGAAGATGCGTTCAGATGTTTTTACCCACATCCAAGAATTACCAGTTAGTTATTTTGATCGACTTCCAGCAGGGAAAATTGTTTCAAGAGTTACAAATGATACAGAGGCAATTCGCGAGTTATATGTGACAGTCTTAGCAACATTTTTTACATCAATTATTTATATGGCGGGGATTTACATTGCCTTGTTCTTATTAGATGTAAAGCTAGCTCTTATCTGCTTAGTTATGGTACCAATTTTAATTGTATGGATTAAATTTTACCGTAACTTCGCATCAAAGTATAATCACAAAATTCGCTCTGTCCTAAGTGAGATTAACGGTATGATCAATGAATCAATTCAAGGAATGCGAATTATTCAAGCGTTTGGTAAAGAGAAAAAATCAAATGACGATTTTGAAAAGCTTAATAAGGACCATTTTATGTTTCAAAGTAAATTATTAAAGTTAAATTCTTTGACTTCACACAATTTGGTTGGTGTGTTCCGTAATCTAGCTTTTGTCGCTTTAATCTGGTATTTCGGTGGGGCTTCCCTTGGAATTGGGACGGTGATCTCATTAGGTGTTCTATATGCTTTTGTAGACTACTTAAATCGCCTTTTTCAGCCAATCTCTCAACTAGTTAATCAATTATCCCAGTTAGAACAAGCACGTGTGGCTGGAGAAAGAGTTTTTGAATTATTAGATGAAAAAGGAGAAAAAGTCTCAAGTAAAACTCTGCCAAGGTATAAGGGAAATGTTTGTTTTGAAGATGTCTCATTTGCTTATTATGAGGAGGAGTTTGTACTAAAAAACATTTCTTTTGAAGCGAAACAAGGTGAGACAGTGGCTCTGGTTGGTCATACTGGATCAGGAAAAAGCTCAATTATGAATGTACTATTTCGCTTTTATGACCATAACAAAGGGAAGATCACCATTGACGACATCGATATCATGAGTATTTCAAAACAAGAGCTCAGGGAGCATATGGGGATTGTTCTTCAGGACCCTTTCCTATTTACTGGAACGATTGCCTCAAATGTATGTTTAAATGACCCAAGGATTACAAGAGCTCAAGTGGAAAAGGCAATTGAAGATGTAGGTGCAAACAAGTTGTTTAGTCGTTTTGAAAAAGGATTGGATGAACCAGTTATTGAGAAGGGAAGCACATTGTCTGCCGGAGAAAGACAGCTAATCTCATTTGCAAGAGCGCTTGCGTTTAATCCAGCAATCTTAATTCTTGATGAAGCAACAGCAAGTATTGATACAGAAACAGAAGCGATCATCCAAGAAGCACTAGAGGTGCTTAAACAAGGCCGTACAACATTTATTATTGCTCACCGTTTATCAACCATTAAAAATGCTGACCAAATTTTAGTGTTAGATGGAGGCAAGATTGTCGAAAGAGGTAGTCATCATCAGCTGATGGATCTTAAAGGAAAGTATTTCCAGATGTATCAGCTACAATTAGGTTTAAAAATGGAGACGGCAAAGGTTGTATAG
- a CDS encoding processed acidic surface protein, producing MKRSVFLFLCVCLLVSNVTQVLADSQVNQEKLDQYLSSLDWTIGDLEEYLSFFNSSIEDYESYEELIADLGSPITNDNLNELLGKYDLSYNDLEILLAEYGESLDDYTFIEDLELDVQFLLKNREDFSIVNDFLSLFGLTEAEMKNLFDHFAKEVDQNLVDNILQSLEAMSYMQGVEELSELEQENLFTLWNEMLTALQVDARFYLVKDDAMTPIELENISKETLEGHSLYMALHNLEGDVLATLVFSEEMLYTHLMYESLEQLAVIANLADEYQEMLFASRLPITAGHFVRNILLSFLFILAGLTTLLAVRRRVNV from the coding sequence ATGAAGCGTAGTGTTTTCTTGTTTTTATGTGTTTGCTTACTAGTATCAAATGTTACTCAAGTGTTAGCCGACTCTCAAGTCAATCAGGAAAAACTTGACCAGTACTTGTCTAGTTTAGATTGGACGATTGGCGATCTTGAGGAATATCTTAGTTTTTTTAATTCTTCTATCGAGGATTATGAGTCATATGAAGAGCTTATAGCTGATTTAGGAAGTCCAATTACTAACGATAATCTAAATGAGCTACTAGGGAAATATGATTTAAGCTATAACGACCTTGAAATTTTGTTAGCTGAATATGGCGAGTCGTTAGATGATTATACATTTATCGAGGATTTAGAGTTAGATGTTCAATTTCTTTTGAAAAATCGTGAAGATTTTTCAATTGTAAATGACTTTTTATCTCTCTTTGGTCTAACAGAAGCTGAGATGAAAAATCTATTTGATCATTTTGCAAAAGAGGTAGATCAAAATCTTGTAGACAATATCCTTCAGTCTCTTGAGGCAATGTCTTATATGCAAGGAGTTGAAGAACTGTCAGAACTTGAGCAGGAAAATCTATTTACTCTTTGGAATGAGATGCTTACTGCGTTGCAGGTTGATGCGAGATTTTACCTTGTGAAAGATGATGCCATGACTCCTATCGAGCTTGAAAATATATCTAAGGAAACGTTAGAGGGACATAGTTTGTACATGGCTCTCCATAACTTGGAAGGGGACGTATTAGCAACCCTAGTATTCAGTGAAGAAATGCTTTACACCCATTTAATGTACGAATCATTAGAACAACTAGCTGTAATTGCTAACCTTGCAGATGAATATCAAGAAATGTTATTTGCATCAAGGCTTCCGATAACAGCGGGTCACTTCGTAAGAAATATTCTTTTAAGCTTCTTGTTTATTCTAGCCGGGCTTACTACGTTACTGGCAGTAAGAAGGAGAGTTAACGTTTGA
- a CDS encoding NAD(P)-dependent oxidoreductase — protein sequence MRILLLGASGRVGSEFLKLANIDNQEVTAFVRDRTTLIYQAKTVHEGNVLRKEDIHSAMANQDIVVSALGTDGKATLSGSIPFIIESMKYYGIKRIITVGTAGILQSRVSPSLYRYQSTETRRRSPRATQAAEDHRLAYETLKSSTLDWTVICPTYLPDGEAIGNYRYEVDYLPIDGEKISVGDTAQFTFEQITSNKHIHCRVGLAY from the coding sequence TTGAGGATATTATTACTAGGAGCTAGTGGAAGAGTAGGCTCAGAATTTTTGAAACTTGCGAATATTGACAACCAAGAAGTAACAGCATTTGTTCGCGATCGCACCACGTTAATTTACCAGGCAAAAACCGTCCATGAAGGAAATGTGTTACGTAAGGAAGATATACATAGTGCCATGGCTAATCAAGATATAGTCGTGAGTGCTCTTGGGACAGATGGAAAGGCTACATTATCAGGCAGTATACCATTCATCATTGAGTCGATGAAATATTATGGAATTAAGCGAATTATTACGGTTGGCACTGCAGGAATTCTTCAGAGTAGAGTTAGTCCCTCTCTCTATCGCTATCAATCAACTGAAACTAGACGAAGAAGTCCCAGGGCGACACAAGCTGCCGAAGACCATCGCCTTGCCTACGAAACATTAAAGTCCTCAACCTTAGATTGGACTGTGATCTGCCCGACCTATTTGCCAGATGGAGAAGCTATTGGAAATTATCGCTATGAAGTCGACTACTTACCAATAGATGGAGAGAAGATTTCCGTTGGAGATACCGCCCAGTTTACATTTGAGCAAATAACTTCCAACAAACATATCCATTGTCGCGTAGGATTAGCTTACTAG
- a CDS encoding ABC transporter ATP-binding protein has translation MFSVLTKLSWFFKENWQRYAIAIGFLTIVNVLEVIPPKLIGISIDSIHQGTLTRESLIQLLCIFGLLIIVIYFMSYVWLNKLFGGAFLLERTYRSKMMKHLFKMTPTFFEKNRTGDLMARATNDLKAVSLTAGFGILTLVDSTLFLVIILFTMGILVSWKLTLAALLPLPIMAILMKIYGKAIHERFTKAQDAFGDMNDQVLESIAGVRVVRAYVQEGPDEKRFKDVTDDVLHKNIAVAKIDALFEPTIKILVGLSYLIGLGYGAYLVFQNEITLGELVAFNIYLGMLIWPMFAIGELINIMQRGNASLDRVTETLTYEPDVQEGNDLVAISQPETITFSNVTFRYPSSQVDNLKEIHFTLEPGQTLGVVGKTGSGKTTLLKQLLREYPIGKGTITVSGISLEKIDMRSLKSWIGYVPQEQILFSKTVKENIMFGRETASEHELYRVLELSSFRNDIATLPKGLETLVGEKGVSLSGGQKQRISIARALLVNPDILILDDAMSAVDGKTEAKIIENIRRERGGKTTFISTHRLSAVKHADWILVLEDGQVIEEGTHEQLLNNHGWYKEQFEHQLLDDRTNEGQVN, from the coding sequence TTGTTCTCAGTATTAACGAAACTCAGTTGGTTTTTTAAAGAAAATTGGCAACGATATGCAATTGCCATAGGATTTCTTACAATTGTTAATGTCCTTGAAGTAATACCGCCTAAACTAATCGGTATCTCAATTGACTCCATTCATCAAGGAACACTAACAAGGGAAAGTCTAATCCAATTACTATGCATCTTTGGGCTATTAATAATTGTTATTTATTTTATGTCATATGTTTGGTTAAACAAGTTATTTGGTGGTGCTTTCTTATTAGAAAGAACCTATCGTTCTAAGATGATGAAGCATTTATTTAAGATGACTCCAACATTTTTTGAAAAAAATCGTACAGGTGATTTAATGGCGAGAGCTACGAATGATTTAAAAGCCGTTTCCCTTACCGCAGGGTTTGGAATTTTAACATTAGTAGATTCGACTCTGTTTTTGGTCATTATTCTATTTACGATGGGTATTCTAGTGAGCTGGAAACTCACCTTGGCCGCGCTATTGCCTTTGCCAATTATGGCAATACTTATGAAAATTTACGGAAAAGCAATTCATGAGCGATTTACAAAAGCACAGGATGCGTTCGGAGATATGAATGATCAGGTGTTAGAGTCAATTGCAGGTGTCCGAGTTGTGCGTGCTTATGTTCAAGAAGGGCCAGATGAAAAACGATTTAAGGATGTAACAGATGATGTTCTACACAAAAATATAGCTGTTGCAAAAATTGATGCCTTATTTGAACCAACAATAAAAATATTAGTAGGTCTTAGTTATTTAATTGGCTTAGGGTACGGTGCCTACCTCGTTTTCCAAAATGAGATTACGTTAGGAGAACTTGTAGCGTTTAATATTTACCTTGGAATGCTCATATGGCCAATGTTTGCGATTGGTGAGTTAATTAATATTATGCAAAGAGGGAATGCCTCTTTAGATCGTGTTACAGAAACGTTGACCTATGAACCAGACGTTCAGGAAGGGAATGATTTAGTGGCAATTTCCCAGCCTGAGACGATTACGTTTTCTAATGTAACATTTCGTTATCCAAGCTCTCAGGTTGATAACTTAAAAGAAATACATTTTACTCTAGAACCAGGTCAAACGCTAGGAGTTGTAGGGAAAACTGGTAGTGGTAAAACAACTCTACTTAAACAGTTACTAAGGGAATATCCAATTGGAAAAGGCACTATCACTGTATCAGGCATCTCTCTTGAAAAGATTGATATGAGGTCTTTGAAGAGCTGGATCGGTTATGTGCCCCAAGAGCAAATTCTTTTCTCGAAAACAGTGAAAGAAAATATCATGTTTGGACGTGAAACAGCTAGCGAGCATGAACTTTATCGGGTACTAGAACTTTCAAGCTTTAGAAATGACATTGCTACATTACCAAAAGGGTTAGAAACTCTTGTTGGTGAAAAAGGCGTTTCACTATCAGGCGGACAGAAACAAAGGATATCGATTGCAAGGGCACTGCTTGTTAATCCAGACATACTCATTTTGGATGACGCTATGTCAGCGGTAGATGGAAAGACAGAAGCAAAAATAATTGAGAATATTCGCCGTGAACGCGGTGGAAAAACAACCTTTATTTCAACTCATCGTTTATCGGCTGTTAAACATGCAGATTGGATTTTAGTTTTAGAAGATGGTCAAGTAATTGAAGAAGGAACACACGAGCAATTACTTAACAATCATGGTTGGTATAAAGAACAATTTGAACACCAGCTTCTAGACGACCGCACCAATGAAGGGCAGGTGAACTAA